The segment CTGCTAGAGGTGTTAAATCAATGAACTTAAAAGAAGGAGATAAACTTGTTTCAATGGATGTTTTAAGTTGTGACCTGGTTGATCAATTAGCAAATCTTGAAGAGGAAGATATTGAAAATGAGAATGAGGAAGATCTTGAAAGTAAATCTTCAAATGGACCATGGATTTTAGTAGCAAGTGCTTTTGGTCTTGGGAAAAGAGTTCCAGTTACAAAATTTAGATTACAAAAACGTGCAGGTATGGGACTAAGAGCAATTAAATTCAGAATCAAAGATGATTCACTCGTCGGCCTTAAGGTTCTTGGAGAAGGTGAAGAATTACTTTTGGTTACAGAAAGAGGCGTAATTGTAAGAACTAATGCCGATAAAATCTCTCAACAATCAAGAGCTGCTACAGGTGTAAAGTTACAAAGACTAGATGATGGAGATCATTTATCCGAGGTTGTGTTGGTTCCTCATGAACAAATTGAAGAAGATCAATTAATTTCGAATGAAGAAGAAACTTAACAACCTTTAGATTAGAAAGTTCTTATGGAAACACTTGATATTTTGATATTAGGTTCTGGGCCTGCAGCATTATGTTTGGCTTCAGAATTAGCCAAACAAAATCTTAATATCAAGGGGATATCAACAAAATCTCCTTATGAAAAATGGGAAAATACATATGGGATTTGGGCGTCTGAGTTAGAAGAATTTGGTTTAGTGTCTTTGTTATCTCATAGATGGTCAAAAACTGTAAGTTATTTTGGAGATGGAATAAAGGACAAAGGTAATAGTCCCACAAAACATTATTATGATTATGGTTTGATTAATCAGGAAGCTTTCCAAAATGAACTTTTGAAGACCTGCAAAGGTATTCAGTGGTTAAATGAAACTGCGAAATTAATTAAATCAAAAAACAAGATTTCTGAAGTGATTTGTTCATCAGGGTTAAAACTAAAGGCAAGATTAGTCATTGATGCAAGCGGACATAAGAGTAAATTTATAAAAAGACCATTTTTAAAAGAAGTCGCACAGCAAGCTGCTTATGGAATCGTCGGTAAATTTTCTGCTCCTCCTGTAAAAAAAGATCAATTTGTTTTAATGGATTTTCGTTCTGACCATTTAGAGGATGAAGAGTTGTTAAAATCTCCCTCTTTTCTTTACGCAATGGATTTAGGGAGTGAAACTTATTTTGTGGAAGAGACATCACTAGCTAGTTATCCTTCTTTTTCACAAGACCATCTAAAAAAAAGACTTTTAAGTAGATTAAATAACAAAGGTATAAAAGTAGTAGAAATTTTTCATGAGGAGAATTGCTTATTCCCTATGAATTTACCACTACCATATAAGAATCAATCGGTTCTTGGTTTTGGAGGGGCCGCAAGTATGGTTCATCCCGCATCTGGATATATGATTGGTTCTCTATTAAGAAGAGCTCCACTTCTTGCTAAAAAATTAGCAATCTTTTTGAAAGAACCAAACTTTAGTTCACTTGAATTAGCCACTAAAGGATGGTCAGTCTTATGGCCATATGAATTAATTCAAAGACATAGGCTCTATCAATATGGACTCAGGAGATTAATGAGCTTTGATGAAAGTAGATTAAGATGTTTTTTTTCTAATTTTTTCAAATTGTCAACGGAAGAATGGGTAGGTTTTCTAACCAATACTCTTCCATTACCTAAATTGATTTATGTAATGAGTAAAATGTTTATAAATTCACCTTTAAAAGTTAAGCTTGGGATGTTAAAGATAAAATGAGATTCTTATAATTGCCAATCTTGAATTCTTATATTAGGGAATATGTTATCTTCTTCTTCAATATTTTTGAGAAATTTATAATCAATAAAAGATTTATTTTCTAACATCTCAATTAATTTCCAGAATCTAAAAAGATGTCTATCAATCCTTTCTTTAGCGAGTTCAGTTGTAGTTCCCGCCTTTAAAATGAAACTCCAATCAGAGGATTCAGAAAGAAGTAACTCTCTTGCTGCTTGCTTTAATAATCTTATAGAGAAATCATCATTAAATTTATTACTGGATAATTCAACAAAAACAGAACCCGCTTTTGTTATTTCTGGAACTATCCATGCGTTTTTATCATTAAGCCAGTAATTATGAAATCCGCCCTGACCCCAGCTTGAAGGAGATGGATCACAAATTTGAAGGTTAGGATTTTGGAGAAGAATTTCCCTTAGGTTTGTAAGCTTAATGAAATATTTTGTAGATCTTTTAAGAATATTTTCAATAAATCTTGGTCCTTCATACCACCAATGTCCAAATAGTTCAGCATCAAATGGAGCAATTAACAAAGGTTCGAATGATGCGGATAAAGAAAGTTTCTTTAATTGTTTAGATCTTGATAAAAGAT is part of the Prochlorococcus marinus subsp. pastoris str. CCMP1986 genome and harbors:
- the crtL gene encoding lycopene beta cyclase; the protein is METLDILILGSGPAALCLASELAKQNLNIKGISTKSPYEKWENTYGIWASELEEFGLVSLLSHRWSKTVSYFGDGIKDKGNSPTKHYYDYGLINQEAFQNELLKTCKGIQWLNETAKLIKSKNKISEVICSSGLKLKARLVIDASGHKSKFIKRPFLKEVAQQAAYGIVGKFSAPPVKKDQFVLMDFRSDHLEDEELLKSPSFLYAMDLGSETYFVEETSLASYPSFSQDHLKKRLLSRLNNKGIKVVEIFHEENCLFPMNLPLPYKNQSVLGFGGAASMVHPASGYMIGSLLRRAPLLAKKLAIFLKEPNFSSLELATKGWSVLWPYELIQRHRLYQYGLRRLMSFDESRLRCFFSNFFKLSTEEWVGFLTNTLPLPKLIYVMSKMFINSPLKVKLGMLKIK